In Lolium rigidum isolate FL_2022 chromosome 3, APGP_CSIRO_Lrig_0.1, whole genome shotgun sequence, the genomic window CTTAGGGTGTCGCAGTAAAGAGTTTTACTAGCTGGGAGTCATCTAATGCACTTCGCTTTATTATTATAGTTAAGAACTGCGTGTCATCTTTGAATTGTGCTGCCTCTGGATGTCTCTGCTTGCTCTCATGTTTTGGATTATGGTACAATGttgctcttcttaatcatatcaaTGGATGCTACATAAGTATTGTCAATCGTTTTTCGTCTGTCTTGGAACTCTTCACGTGTGTGCAAGATGTTTGATTGTTGATCTGCATTGTCTCCTgctttgcttgtttctttttctattaTGTGCAATATTCTACGTGAATCTGAGGTTGGTAGTTTAGCTGAAGATAATGTCCTACGGCTGGTGATCTGTTTCTCATTCTATTCATGGAATCGTCTACCTTGTTACAATGATTTGCAACCTGCTAGAAATGAATCCTTTGTTAGATTGATGGACTCCAAAAGAACTGCAGACCGAAATATGCCATGAGGGAAACTACAAATGCTCCATAAAAGAGAGCTCTTCTGTGGCGATTGCCATGGCTCTCATCCCCTGAGGCATCTGTTGCAAGGCAATCATGAATTTCTCTACCCTATGTTGTGTTGATTAATCTCAAGTGAACTAAAGTTTCGGTACTTCCACTTGGTGGAGGGCTGCCTGGACATTATTTTCCTCGTCATCTTCAGACATTGACAAATATACCAGCTCATCAGGTCGACAAAACCAGTCGAACGCTGGAGCAACGATTCCTATGAATAGACCTGTAGTAAAGAGAGGAAACAGAGACAATATCACAAGAGAAATCCCGAGGACAATATGTAGTGTGCAGAAACTACTTTCGCCAAAAAAAGAGGAAGTGGCGGAAACTAAGCTTTAATGTACTACCACTGTACTGTAGGATACAACCTGAGCTTTGCTCACATATACTATCTCTCTACAAGGGCCAAATGAGATGAGTGAACTGATTTGGTTTTGTAGGTCCCATAATTCCTACTAGAGGTAAACTCTTAAGGGATAAACAAACTAGGCTACTTGAATCGAGGACACTAGTGCCGATATGAATatgtgacttatggcgtgtttttaACAACCTTTCCAAGCACCAGACTGGTAAATCCACTATCGGCATAATACTCCATTAAGACAAGACTCCAAACATTATGTTCATGCACCAAATAGTATCTAAACCAACATCATTCTGCATAGCCAATTCAAGAGTACCAATATTTAATTTGTCGCCCAAGGAGATCACATGAAGCAGAACAACAATCTAAATCTCACAGTTTTGATTAAATTAAAAATTACCAAGTGTTCAGCTCGTGAACAAAACCCGATAACGATCGTATGTGCATAAACTAGCTTCTACGTGTTACTGTAGCATATAACCTTAATTTTGTTCACAGGTTATTTAAGGCAAGTAAGAGTAGGCTAAAATTATACAAATATCGAGAATTCTTTGTCAggctgacaaagagatgaagttgACTGGTTTGGCTCTCTTTAGCTGAATGATTTCTACAAGGTTTACTCGGAAAATAATAATGGTTACTAGCGGCAAATTGTACCAAATGGAGGAACTGAATGAATGCACTAGTATGAATTCAACAAGTTCCACATCGAGAAGCTGGTCTGCAATTAAACATGTGGTTTATAAATAACTATGGTTTCCAATCATCTGTACTCAGGCAGACTTAAAATCCAGAAGGTACACATAAATACCTATGGTTTCCAATCAACTATATTTATTTACAAGACCAGACTAGTTTCAGGCATGTCCCAAGTTGTAACATAAGCAGATTAATTACCAACAGTTTGAGAAGCAGTTTCAGGCCACATTTATTTCAGTAAACTGATTGTCAGACTACAACATTTTCAATCAACTGTTTTCTCAAGCACAAGCAGATTATCATCCAATTCCAAAATATCAAGTCAACCATCATTTGCTCATTGTGGAGAACAGATTCAATCAAGACCACCAACATGTATTTCTAGCCAAAAGGAGACCAGTAGGGAGTAGAGACTAGGGAGTTGGGAACATAGCGAGAGGCTCTCACATAGTGAGAACCTACAGGACACATATTAAGCTGATGTTGCGGCATGTTTTCAAGCTCTGAACCTAGCTCTGATGGGAATAATTGCACCGATGCTCATGACCTGAAGCATTCTCTGATTTTTTGTATATCAAAAAGCTGCAGCAAACACATATAGGAGAAATGCATGTACAAGCAACCCTGTCGACCTGTGACTCATCCATTTGTTCAATTCCATAAGCACTGGGTTCACTGGTTGATCATTATTTATTTGTGCTGCTATACGGAATGCATGATATGCATCCATCACCCACAAGGAATCCAGGAAGCAGTAGCAAGCAAACAGAAGTTTAACTTGCAGAAGAAACATGGGAGCTGTATATCTATCTTTCTGCTCTTCTAGGTGCATAGATAACCCTAGGTCTTCCCCGTCCTGAAACAGGCCACCGTAAGCCCGTCCGCGCTTCTCTTTCTCCCCTCTCCGTCCAGTCCACATTCGGGTGTCGCATTGCACGGGCGGCTGAATTGGGAGAACAAAGTGAGGCAGTTAGGCAGCAGATCAGTAGCCTTAATCTAAGAGCTttgcaaaacaaacaaaaaaacagtAACAAGATCAACAAGAAAAATCCTCCTCAGGACAATATATAATGTGCAGAAACTACTTTCGCCAAAAAAAAAGTGCAGAAAACAAGCTTTAATGTACTTCTGTATGATACAACCTGAATTTTGCTCACATATTCTAGCAGAAAATTAGTATCATCTCTACAAAGGTGAAACGAAATGACTGAATTGATTTGGTTTTGTAAGATCCATAATTCCTACTATCGGTAAACTGTACGGAATGGCAAACTGGACTACTTGAATCAAGGACACTAGTGCAGATATGAATATTCAACTTATGACATGTTTTTTTAAACATTTCCAAGCATATGTACACAGACTGGTAAATCCACAATCAGAGTAATAGGACTTCAATGTCCATGCACCAAATAGTATCTAAACCAACATCATTCTGCCTAGCCAATTCAAGACTACCAATATGCAATTCTCGCAAAAGAAGATCACAGGAAGCAGAACAACAATCTAAATCTCAGAGTCTGATCAAATAAATTATTCTAACAATACCAAAAATACATCTCATGAACAGAACCTGAAAACAATAACATGTGCATAGACTAGTTTCTACGTGGTACTGTATGATAGACCTAGATTTTGCCCACAGGTTATTCAAGGCAAGTAAGAATAGGCTAAAGTTAAACAGATATCACCAACTTGTCTGTCAGGCTGAAAGAGAGATGAGTCAACTGGTTTGGCTTTTTTAGATTAATAATTTCTTCGAAGTTTACTAAATAATAATTATGTTCACTAGAGGCAAATAGTACCAAATGGAGGAACTGAGTCAATGCACTAGTATGAAACCAACATGCATGTGGTTTATAAATAACCAGGTAGCTCATACCATCTTTTAGCATCTGTACACAGCCAGACTTATAATCCACAAGGCACACGTATATACCTATTGTTTCCATTCAACTGTGTTTACTTATCTACAGGATTGAATAGTTTCAGGCATACGTCCCAAGTTGTAACGGAAGCATATTAATTAGCAACAGTTTCAGGCGACAGCTATTTCAGTAAACTGATTGTCAGACTGCAACAGTTTCAGTCAAATGTTGTTTCAAGCACAAGCAGATTAACATCCAATTCCAAAATATCAAGACAAGCAGCATCTGCTCATTGTGGAGAAGATATTCAATCAAGACTACCAACATGTATTTCTCGCCAAAAGGAGACCAGTAGGGACTATATAGGGAGTTGGGGACATCGAGAGTGGCTCTCACCTAGCGCCCTTTCCATGAAGACGACGATCTCGATGGTAACTTCATGGCGGTGGCGGGGCAGGTTTTGGACGAGTGGGGTGAGCCTCCCGTAGCGGCCCGCTCGGACGCACATGAGGATGTAGAGCCCGTGGCTGAAGCCAAGGCGGCGGGCCAGGTCGTTCCTGAGGCGGTACACGGACCTCCCCCTGAAACGGCACTCCGACCAGCCCTCCTCGGGGTAGAGCCCGTCGTTGTTCGACAGCACGAACCGAATCAGCCGCAACGGCTCCACCGTGCGTCGCAGAACGACCACGGAGAAGTCCCCGGGGAGATGCTCCTGAAGAATTTCGCGATCGATCGTAGACACAAATGCAATCAAGAATTGGAAATCCGGAGGTGGAAGCGCAAATTTGGCAAGAAAGAACAGAACCAAGAAACAGTTCCGCGGGATATCCGTCGAAAGCAAAGCAATTCGAGAAGAATGGAGAAGCGAACTCGCCCCACCTTGATCGGGCGATCTGAAATGGCAGGCATGCCCATTCTTGCGGGGATGGGCTCGACGATCCAGTGCATCATGTTGCTGATGTTGTCGTAGTCGTCGACGGTGACGGCGTTGTTGACGAGGAGGTACTTGCCGTTGGCGCGGAGGTAGCGGCCGCCGACGCTGCGGAGCAGGACGGCGttcccggtcccagggccggcccCGATGACCTGCCACATGATGGACTGCACCTCCGGCTGGTCGTAGTTGCGCTGCACGACGCGGAAGCCGCGGTGCGCGAGCGGCGCCCGCCTGGCCGTGGCGGCGAGGTAGGTGCCGTAGGCGGCGCAGTGGAGGAGCAGGTACATGCCGAGGTCGTTGTGGTAGACGTGCACCGCCCACGCCGCGTTGAGCGTCGCGCGGCAGCCCTGGAGGGAGACGCCCACCCCGTCGTTGTCGGCGTGGAGGTAGTCGCCGGTCCCGCGGCTCCGCAGCCACACGTGGTGCCTGTCGTTCCACAGCTCCATCGCCATCGGTGGCTGGAGAGAGCAGAGGCGGTGGAGAGAGGTTCTTGGTTTCTTGGCGCTCCGGCAAGGCGGAGAAGAGGGCAAGGCCTGCGCTGTCGGTTGAGACGGTTACCGTTCGGGCGCCAAGGCGGGGTATTTCAAGGTCTCTgacagccgccgccgtcgctcacCTTGGGAACCAGTTGGGCTTGTGGGCCGTTTTCTCGGCCAAGCCCAACCGCGGTCATAGGCCCACACGAGTTCCTTCTCCCCTGACCCTGACGATTGATTCCAAAACGacgcgcggcggtggcggcggcgccgccccttCCCTTCCTCCGCGAGCCCCTCATCGCCCTGCAGCGGCGCGCCCTGATCCAGCGTGCCGGGGCGGAGACGAAACGTCCGGCGGCATTGCTGCCTCTCAGGCGACCATGCCCTGCCCGGCTGCTCCGGCGACCGGCGTGCCGCACGTGACGCCGCCACGCCTGCCCGACACCAGCGACCCGACAGCACCATCAGATCGAGCGAGACTGCTAGGCGACCATGCCCTGCCCTCGCTTGTGGCTTGCCGCTAGCTTCTACAAGGTGCTGGTTCACCATCAGATCCACCTGGTGTAGTGCGTGGTAGACGACATGCTTGCGTGTGCACGGGTGGTGTTGATCTTACCGCCAGAATTGCTCACAATTTTCATCTCGTGTTGAATGTGGCGGCGCATAGCCTTTGCTCAAACGACTGAACTATCTGGACTCTCTTTCGTCCATGACGTATCTCTGTATCCATGGTTTATACTTCACTAGAAAAAtagccgtgcgttgcaacggtatTGAAAACATAAATATATTGTATAAAAAGTGAAATTATTTAAATAAAACGGTGACATTGCATGATTTGATTGATTATGAAAGAGTTGTCGACATACTCTTGCTCTCTTTACCGCTTACCGTATTCTCGAGTGAGTTGTGATACTTGACGTCCTTACCTCGTACTGTCCCCTCAGGTATATTTTCTCTATCTAACACATTGTTTCAACAATGGAAATGATTAATGTTTAATCCTCGTCATTGCCAGGGCTTACAAAGCAAGCATAGTTGATACACAAGTAAAGTTAATCGCAAATAAAGCTctataataataaaaataagacTGAATGCATAAAAAGATACACCTACATCTATGTCTTAGTTGAGTTTGGTGGTGGGAACCGTCATTTCCCTCCTCCCCACCTCTCAGCTCGCTACAGTATCTGAGCTTATCCTCGCTCTTACCGGgccgctcctcctccctctccgccGGGCTAGCCGGCCGGAGTTGGAGAGGAGCTGGCGCCGGAGTACATATCAGTAGTAGTAGAGTTAGGTTTTGGTCCCTAGTGGCGTATGACGTGCATGCCGGGAGAGAGGTGGTGGATCCCATCGGCTGGATCTGGCGCcgcgtcgtcttcttcctcgacctcatgGAGCTCCGGCGGTTGGAGCCGGAGGTGTGGCGGCGGAGGGCTAAATAAAGCCGTCCCCCGCGGATCTGGTGTCTGGCGATGCTGCGGTGGTCTCCTCCTCTCTGTTCATCATGGTGGTGAAGGAGAAGAGGGTTGTCCACCTGCTCGTCGCTGGCTACTGCATCCGCAGCAGGGAAGCTCATTGGCTTCTACTTGGAGGCTCTtcacggcgccgctgtcgccgtaTCCTATGGCTGGAAGGCAGCCCCTCCACCGGAGGATTAccacggcgccgctgtcgccgtacttcatggccgaagggcggcccctcctcgctcgTGTGACGGCGACTGGCCGTCCTCAGGGCAACTCCAACCTCCGTCAAGCGTTCATGCCGCTCGGAGGATCTCTAGTTTCGCCGGAGTTAGCTCCCACctctacaccccaagtggttccGTCCCCGGCGGCGTAGAGGTTGGCTCCGACGAGATTTGTTGCGGTGATCAAGGAGCTGGACCTGGTCGCGTTTTCGCGTTTTATTCTAGGGTCCTCAGTGCAATTTGTAAGAGCCAGGTTGTAATTTGCTTAATCTGTTTAGGCCTTTCTGTAAAATGTACTGCACCGCATAATGAATGAAGCCcttggtcctttgggacctttcccgttcaaaaaaaaaagtttggtgGTGAAGTTTGGGGCGCAAAAACGCTAGGTGTAGCTCATATCGTTGTATTCAGGATGCTACATACACGTTTATTAATCTAGCAAGTTTGATCGTTAGCACACCATGCATAATGCATAGGACATGCACCAGTTATTAATCAGccagttgttttttttttttttgcgagtgaGGCCAGTGggtaatttttgttttttttttgctgagTGAGTCGAGTCTGCCTGAAGCATGCGTTCGTTTGCTGGTCGATCCGTTCCTTTTATTGTTGTGAACGACGGTATGTTGCCATGTTATTGCGGCTGGTTTTGGGTTTCAGTCACGCACGGCCACGGCCACTGGAGCAGGATCCAATACTGATTAATCGGTATTGTTAGAGTATCTTCAGTCGTGTTCCCACCGgatacaccgaaaagcgaggcgggagtggcgggaccgacgcgtcagcggcacattgaagtttaacttaaccgtcgcctacctcgcgatgaaAGTTATTAGCACGCAGcgatggtgcagttcccgcagaggcgcagcgaagcgtctcgtcgcgtctagctctgtgtgccggcgttaatgagcgccaccgctcccccacctccctccggcctattgtccctctcacacacaaaccctagcacctctctccccaaccctagcccccaccatctcaagagtcgacgccatgtctggtagaggcggaggccgagctcgcggccgtggtcgtggtcatggccgcggcagagctgcacgctcgctgtcgcctgcgacgctatcgtcttcatcgtcggacatgcaggaggaggaggagatgtgcTGCTCGAGTTCGTCgtcatcctcaagggcgacccacacgccatccagaggctgccggacaccttcaTCGACTTCGTCGCCGACGACGGGCGCCCGAgttcgctgcatctgcgggaggctgctgtcggtggatcgtcgacgtgatctacgacgcgcgcggcaagatgtacctcaacatcggctgggagaagttcgcgtgctaccaccgcctcgaagccggcttcgtgctcatgttctcctaccttggcgagagggacatgagcatcaaggtgttcgacgagacgcgtttccgccggcactaccacggcgacattgctgaggaggacgacgactgaagtgttgtttcttcgcagtaaAAATATGCACGGAGATTTCTGGTTGTTCtttctcgaaagaaccaacaggggtaccatcaacagctggattttccagtttgggtgcctGAGTGTGCCTGCGAGTGttatttcttggcagcgaacacacgaattcTTCGAtgtcggcctagttaggtttaattattttgcaatgttttatatttgtgtcaaccatgattcaaactatgtattagtttgtgaaaaaccatgttccaaattatatctttgtgtaaaccacgttcccaattatgtattagtttgtggaatgtttctactctttattaaaataaaaatgcaaaaaagagtattttaatgtttggtaGAGGCGTTTGGGgaggcggctggggagcgacgtttcCCAAACGTGacatgaacaaaacacgtcccccaaacgctcgattcaGCTCCGTTTAGGGACGATTTATGGAacactggtggagatgctcttagccgttATGTGCCAAGGTGATTATGTGGCCTACAAAATTTGAACGGGCCCACTTTGGTTAGGCCTTCCCTGGCATGGGCTGCCATCAGGGAGCGACGGAGGAAGTGTTTTGTTATTGTTTCCTTCATATTTTTGTCCCACATCGTATCGATCCACCGCGTGGGGCTGGAGACAAACTCGATCCACGGCTGTGTGACTTACGATGTACCGGTCCTATTCccgtttaatagtaaagatagtgcATCAAACAGCTGACCATTCGGATAGAGAAGTTGTTTGGCTGTGTTTGTTTAACTTGGCTCGCGGATACAAAAATAGCCGTCCGGGGTAGCACAACAAAATGTTCTCAATGGTGTTTAGGTTGGGCTGTAGATAAGAAAATGGCGGTCTAACCACGCTTCAGATCGACCTTGGTGGATTTGTGCCCCCCTTGGCTGAGATGGAAGGACATTTTGGCCTGGGATTTCGTCTTCACCATCGACAGCCACCGCCACCGGCTCCGCCATTCTTGATGATGTTCATGTAGACCGTGTAGTCTAACTTTCACTTTGGAGCGTTCGTCACCAAATGCCAACAATGGACCATCTGGTAGCTCCTTCCCCGCGTTGCCTTAAAGCATTTCAAGGCCCAGAGCACCTACACATACACAATTTGTTAAATGTTGGTGATATGGCAATGTATTTATATTGCACGATCAAGGCTGGTCATGCCCTTATCACATTGACATCGACAACGCCGAGGCTACTCACTTTGCGTGAAACGAAATGATCGATCTCAACACAAAACTTGTTTGTCTCTTGTTGGATGTatgcccacctcttttggagataTAGCTGGTTGCGGATACTATGAATTCAAAATGGAGCTAATTGCCGTGGTTCATGGAATTGTTGGgtgaacttcctccaatacactTGGACTTTCTGCTCGGCAATGCATATAGGATCTTAGTTATTGGAGAGCCAAGAATGGCAGAGCACAAGGTCATCTTTGTTGTTGTAGCCTGCATTCCTTTGGCTCGTGCCCTTATTCTTTCTGTCGCTGGTGTTCTCGGCCCCGACCTCGGTCTCACCCTCATCGAAGCCCTCACCCTCGCTGTCATCAAGAACGTGAGTGCCTTGGTCCATTGGTTGTCCAAATCGGGAGAACAATAGCACCCCATAGATGCCGTACCCTTGGCTCTGGGTGTCCCAAGGCCGTCTACCGGGATGAACACGCTGCCATGGATCATCACCTCATCTAGATCTTGTCGAGGTATAGTATTTGGCCCGAGTGAAAACCTTCGGCTCCGAGCAATGACCACAATGACGCCCACGGGTGCCGTCTCCTCCGTAGAGGTATGGTCATGGGCTTGAACGCGCTCTACCTTCCTCATGCTGGGGAAAACCTAGGTCTGGTTTACCGTACATGGCAGCAACAACGCCATGGCATTTCTCCCTTCATGGAGGTGCTACCTTGGATGTGAGGGAGCTCCTTTGACATCCTGGCATAGGGTTCcataggattgataggatacaCATACCAACAAGTTAGAACTTCTTTTCCAGAAGCTCCTCTCCAAGGAACTCTGAGGTCAAACATGCTTAGCATGGAGAGATTTCATGTTGGGTGACTGATGATATCAAATTAAATTTGTGCCAACTCATTGGGACGAGTGATGTAGCAAGAgtttttcccacaagggtgactcggggTTTATATTGAACTCTCGGGAACCactcattgttcttcttctcgtcCTCTTCAACCAACCTGAAAAGCAAAAGCAAATGCATTCTGCCCCAACTTCATCATGTGGTAGTTAAGCTCAAGGTTTCCTGTAAGAAAATAAACTTAACAATAAAAGCTATAAATAAATAAACTAGGAAAGTAAAATCAACTAAaggcttttttttttggttttggtatgatttgtttttgtatttttgtaTTTAATTGTGATTAAAAACAAGTAAAAGGTGTTTTTATTATTAAAAACAGACCGGGGTTCGTAGTTTCACTTGACTACCCTCTCATAAATTACGGTCTACATAGGTTCCGTTGTCATTTCCTCTCCAATCTTCGTAGGTTTCGGCTCTGTTTCGTGGTTTATGTGTttttgcctcctcctcctcctcctcctcctcctcctcctcctcctcagagaacgcctcggggaggagggggggggggagggggattTACGCAGTTTTAGGTCAAGATGGAGATCCTGAGATGAAGATGGATGGCTACAGACGCTCGAGGCCCAAGTTGGACCAGTTGGCATGGTCCCACATGCTGACAGCACCACCTTGGCCTTCGTGGCTCCCCTCTCCTCCAAAATCCCAGTGTCTTCTCCTTTGATAAATATGCTCCAGAAAAAATCCTAGTCGAATATGACCCCATATCGAACCTTGAAACTTAAAAATATGCAAAATAGGTGTTTCATGTCctgtagagttataaaccaaataaagcggATCTTCGAAATCCCCCAAAATTAATGCAAAAACATGTTTATAACAACTAATAACATGCAAATGAGTTGGAATATGTGACAATAAActtcaaagttcatgtatgcattttacatgcattagTGACCGACTGGCAAGTCCTTCTTGGGTGTGCATGAGTAAGGACAAAGTACGTAGGAAAAGCTAGTGTTTGTTTGTGGGGCCAGTCTAGAGATCCTAAAGAGCTGTCAGGGTAATATGACTAGCCTGGGGGTGTCCCAGGTGTTGCATTTGGTATCAGAGACGAACTTCACGGCCATACGAGTGTTTGTAGGTCAGGGGCACAGACATGTGGCCTGTCGTGCACATGTGACAACACCGGACACATGGATATGTGAGGGGAAGTTCCTAGCTTGGGTTTGATCGACAAGGATGTCGATCTTATAAGGGCGATGAGTGTGACATCCTAGCCCAGAGCTCAATCAGATCGATAGgatactgatgcatgtaaaatgcatacatgaactttgtagttcgtTGACACATATTTGCaaaatatatgatgttatatccatgttatATATTGacttttagagatttaccaatgatcctttttattttggttataaTCCTGCAGAATAGGAAAACCTTATTTTATGTATTTTTAGCTTTCAGGGATCTAAAGAAAGTCGAACGGAGCTAGAATTCCGGGGATGTTAATATTTTATCAAGAGAAGCGCCTGGAGCCCTTGGACCTCATGAGAAGGGACATGAGGGCCAAAAGAGCCACAATGGCCCGCGGGCGCGCCACCCATATTTTTTCCCTCCACGGCCGTCCGCTTCAATTGATTCTATCGCCCAAGGACTCGGTTTGACCTAAAAAAATCTATATATAAAGGACCCCCGAGGCTTCCTCGAAGAGAGAGCcatagaaacaccaaaacagagcCCGAACCAGCGAAAAAACCCTGGGATGTTACAACACTCTTAGTTAAAAAAGTCAAGTT contains:
- the LOC124697785 gene encoding uncharacterized protein LOC124697785; its protein translation is MELWNDRHHVWLRSRGTGDYLHADNDGVGVSLQGCRATLNAAWAVHVYHNDLGMYLLLHCAAYGTYLAATARRAPLAHRGFRVVQRNYDQPEVQSIMWQVIGAGPGTGNAVLLRSVGGRYLRANGKYLLVNNAVTVDDYDNISNMMHWIVEPIPARMGMPAISDRPIKVGREHLPGDFSVVVLRRTVEPLRLIRFVLSNNDGLYPEEGWSECRFRGRSVYRLRNDLARRLGFSHGLYILMCVRAGRYGRLTPLVQNLPRHRHEVTIEIVVFMERALDAACLDILELDVNLLVLETTFD